The window CAAAAGGATTTTGTTATGGATAGAATAAGCTTTAGAGATAAGGTACCTTTTACTGAATTCATTTCTTACAAACCAGATAAAATTTTCGTGATTTATACTTTTTTAGCCATTTTGGAACTTCTCCAACTTTCCTTGGTTACAATCAGGATAGGAGAGGGATTTAATAATTTCTGGGTAGAAAAAACAGAGCCGATTACCATGGCTTAGTGTATGAAGATAGACAATAAGAAAATTTTTGAAACGCTTAATCCTAATAAGATTTGGGTTCCTGTCATTATTGGTTTGGGAATCGTATTTCTAATGTTTTACCTTGACCCGAGTGTCAATGCCAAAACATTAAGGGGTGTTTTTGATGCTTCGTTTATTGCTATTTTTGTGGCTATTGTAGTTATTTTCTTTAGAGACTTGGGCTATGTTTATAGAATTAGAGCGGTTACAGATAAGCAGCTCACGTGGACACGGGCGATTTATGTAATTATACTTTGGGAATTTGCATCGGCAGTTACGCCTTCAGTTGTTGGTGGTTCGGCGGTAGCCATTTTTATTTTAAATAAGGAAGGCATCAAGCTTGGAAAGGCCATTTCCTATGTGATGGTAACTGCTATTTTGGATAATCTCTTTTTTGTAATTGGTGCTCCGATTATTTTATTTTTCGCACAGGGTAATATTTTTCCTGAAAGCCGGGTAATGGAAATGAAACTTGGGAAGAGCTTAGAAATTCTTTTCTGGAGTAGCTATGGATTGTATGCTATTTATTCCATTGTGATGGCGGCAGCTCTATTTTACAGACCACGCGTTTTCAAATGGCTTTTGTTGAAATTGTATTCCATCAAATGGCTACTTAAATGGAAGCATTCAGCTAACGAATATGGAAATCAGATTATTGATGCTTCGAAAGAACTCAAAGGAAAAAAATGGAATTATTGGCTGCCAATCATCGCAGTAACTATTTTTATTTGGAGTTCGAGGTATTTGATGCTCAATGCTTTGGTGGCAGCTTATGAATCTTTGAGTATTAGCGAGCATGTGATTGTGTTTGCAAGACAAGTGATCATGTGGATTGTGATGATGATCTCTCCTACACCTGGAAGTAGTGGTACAGCAGAGTTTTTCTTTGCACAGTTTTTCACAGAATTCTTGACTGGCTATACTTTTGTGACTAGTATTCTTTGGAGAATGCTTTCTTACTATCCATACCTCATTTTGGGAGCGATTTTCCTACCGAGATGGATCAAGCAAGTTTTCTTCAAAAAGAAAGAAGAGTTATAATTAATTCATACTTTGAGTAAATGATCCAATCACTCACCACTGAGGAAATCAGAAAAATAGTCGGTGATCAACAGGAGACAAAAGCTGAACCTGTTCTGATTCATCACGTCATCATTGATTCCAGATCAATGGTGCAGCCCGAGCATACGATTTTTGTTGCTTTGAAAGGTGCCAAGTTTGATGGGCATGACTTTATTCCTGAACTTTTTGAATTGGGTGTGAAATGCTTTTTGGTAAAGGATACTTATAAAACACCAAAGAAATTAGAAGGTAAAATAGAACTCATTTTTGTAAAAGACACCAGAGTAGGGTTGCAGCAAATAGCAGCATACCAACGCTCTTTATTTAAATCGCCTGTTATTTCCATCACGGGAAGCAATGGGAAAACAATCATTAAGGAATGGCTAGGGCAAGTTTTGGCTCAAAAATATGCAGTAGCTAAAAGTCCCAAAAGTTACAATAGTCAGGTAGGTGTTCCACTCTCTATTTTTGGGATTTCCCCATATCATCAAGTAGCGATATTAGAAGCTGGAATTTCCAAAGTTGGGGAAATGGAAACTCTTCAAAATATCATCAAACCTGACATTGGAGTCTTTACTAATATTGGCACTGCACACGAAGAGGGATTTGCCTCCATGGGTGAAAAATTGAGAGAAAAAGCCAAGCTTTTTGAGCATGCACAATATGTGATTTATAGAAAAGAGCATGATCAGATTGCAGAATATTTGGAAGCAGAATTTGATGCATCACAACTTATCGCTTGGTCTGATCAACCTGGAGCTGATTATACGCTTACGATCAAGAAAGACCTAGAGAAAACCAAAATCCTATTGATCAAACCGGATTTTCAGATGTTTACTTTTACGGTTCCTTTTTCTGATGTAGCATCTTTGGAAAACATCCGTCATGTGATCACCACAGCGCTTACTTTGGGCATGCTGCCGAAGGATATTCAATCGGGAATCGATCATCTCAAAACGGTGGACATGCGGCTGACCCTCAAGTCCGGTTACAACGAGACTTTGATCATCGATGATACTTATAACAATGACTTGGCTGGTCTGCGATTGGCGCTTGATTTTATGGCTGCCCAAAGGCCAAAAAACAGAAAAGTCTTGATCCTTTCTGATTTTATGCAAGTAGGTCAGCCCGAGGAAGTCTATCAGGAAGTTGCCCAATTGATCAAGCATTATGGCATTGATTTGCTGATTGGAGTTGGGGAGACGATACAGGTTTTGGAAGGAGAGATTTCCTGCAATACTATTTTTTATAAAGACACAGAGGCATTGCTTGATGAACTTCAGGAAGATAGTTTTGACAATGATCTGATCTTGGTGACGGGAGCTCGGGTCTACGGATTTGAGAGAATCGTCAACAAATTGCAGCAGCGAATCCATGGGACTACGCTCGAGATCAACCTCAATGCACTAACGCACAATTATAATTTCTACAAAACCAAAGTCCTTCCGCAGACCAAAATCATGGTGATGGTTAAGGCCTTTGCTTATGGTGGAGGAGCGACCGAAATTGCCAACCATTTACAGCAGTTGCGAGCAGATTATTTGGCCGTTGCCTATACGGATGAAGGTGTTGCCTTGAGGGAAGAAGGAATTGCTTTGCCCATCATGGTGCTTAATCCAGCTCAGGAATCTTTCCATCATTTACATAAGCACAACTTAGAACCTGTCGTTTATAGCCCCACTTTTTACAAACAATTAGGAAAATATTGCCGCACGCATCAAACCATCATGAAGATTCATCTTGATCTTGATACAGGGATGCATAGACTGGGATTTGATCAGCAGCAATTGGCAGAGCTTAAGGATTTGACTGCGCAATTCCCCGAGTTGGAGATTGCAAGTCTTTATACCCATTTGGTAGGAGCCGACGAAGCAGTTCATGAAGATTTTTCACTGCATCAATTAGAGCTGTTTTCCAAAATGTGTCAGCAGATTGCAGGATTCATTGGATTTATGCCTATCCGACATGCGCTCAATTCGGCGGGAATTATCCGTTATCCTGCCTATCAATTTGATATGGTCAGGTTAGGAATTGGCTTGTACGGGGTAGAAGTAAATGGGATTTATGATGCTGCTTTAAGACCAATTTCATCATTGAAGACAACCATTTCTCAAATCAAAACTTTAGACGCGGGAGAAACTATTGGCTACAGCCGAAAAGGAAGACTAAGCTCCAATGGAAAAATCGCAACAATTGCCATTGGCTATGCAGATGGCTATGACAGGAGGTTCAGCAATGGCAAAGGTTCTGTTTTAATTCATGGAAAAAAAGCGCCTATCATCGGCAATGTCTGTATGGATATGTGCATGGTGGATATCACAGGAATCGATGCCAAAGAAGGCGATGAAGTCATCATTTATGGTCCCGGCATTTCTCTCAAAGAACTCGCTTCCAATATTGGAACTATTCCCTACGAACTTCTCACGAATATCAGCAGCAGAGTGAAGAGGGTGTATTATTTGGATTAGAATTTAAGATTTTAGAGGGGTGATTTTTAGATTTATTCTACACTACTATTCCAACTATTTAACTTTTGTCTGTTCTCGATTCAGAGTTCGAAATTTATAATTTTTAATGTCGAACTCTAAATGCAGAACTTAATTCAAGTTTCCTTTCATCCTAAATAAAATTACAAATGCTGACAAAACTGTCAGTCCACCAATAGTCAAAATGGACATTTCTATTCCAAATGAATCTGCTATGATTCCTGTAAGGATCGCTCCGATGGCGTAGCCCAAGTCTCTCCAAAGTCTAAAGACTCCAATGCTATTGGCACGATTTGTTGGATGGGTGTTTTCTGCTACGGTTGCCAAAAACGTAGGATAAACCATTGCCGTACCCCAACCCAAAATCGCTGCTAGAATAACATAATGTATCATCGAACTCGCAAAAAGAAAGAATCCAAGTGCAATCCCCTGAAGGATCATCCCGATAAACAGTAGGTATTTTTTACTGTACAAATCAGCCATTTTTCCAGTAAATAGCTGACCAAATCCCCACACAGCAGGGTAGGTTGCAGTGATGATGCCAATTTGCTCAAGATCAAAACCTTTGACCGAAAGCAGAATAGGAAAAATTCCCCATGCCATTCCATCGTTGAGGTTGTTGATCAATCCAGCTTGAGTGACCGATCCGAGGTTTGGATGTTTCCAAGTGGTTTCCCAAAAGATGTTCTTCAGTTTGGGCATATCACTATGTTGGTTTTCAGCCTCAACATGCTTTCGAGTGTCTTTGATGAAGAGAATACTTCCCAGCAATCCCAAAACAACCAATCCAATTCCCAGATAAAATGGATAAGGTCTCAAACCGTATTCTGCAGCAATATAACCTGTAAGAAAAGCTACCACTGCCACTGCCAAGTATCCAGCAAATTCATTCAATCCCATGGCAAAGCCTCTTTGCTTTTCACCGACTAGATCAATTTTCATCACCACAGTTGATGACCAAGCAAGACCCTGATTGATTCCCAAAAGTACGTTTGCTGCGACAATCCAATCCCATGAAGGCGCAAACATCAATATAAAAGGTACGGGCAAACCAAACAGCCAACCAATTACGAGCAAGTTTTTTCTTCCTATTTTATTGGCAAAGGCCCCAGCAAAATAATTGGTTATAGCTTTGACGATTCCAAAAACAATTATGAAGGACAAAATTGCTGTTTTGGCTACGATTGCAAATTCAACTTCTGCGATCTGTGGAAGAATACTTCGCTCTAGTCCAACCATCCCGCCGACAAAGGCATTGATGATGACCAAGAGGGTAAACTGCTTCCAGTTTTCTTTGAGGCCTAATTTGACTTGCTTCATGGATTAAAATTTTATCCACAAAAGTGGGAACCTATTGTGAGTATTTCATGAGACTCTTGTCACATATGAATTAGCGAAATAAAGAATCATCAAAGAAGTTGTTAATTTATCCAAAGAAAAATATGATTTTTTATAAACCTAGTTTATATTGAAACTTTTAAAAAAGATTTCAAATGAAGATTACACTTCTGCTTAGGTCTATTCCTATATTTTCTTTGGTTGTATCAAAATTTTGACGATGAACTCGCATTTATCAAACTCATAATAAATTAATATGATTATCCGCTACTTTGCCAGTAGGGTTGGATAGAAGCAATAATAAGTCGGTCAAAGAGTCTTTCTCCAAAGTATCTTCGGTTTAGTTTGTAGCAAAACTCGTCGATGTAGTTCTGAAGCCTTCTTTCTGATATCATTTTATACTTTCTAAGATCACTTTTGAGGTTACTGATTGCTGTATGAGCCCATTTAAGGTTGAATCTACCCTCTTTTGTTGAAGATAATTCGGTGACATGGACATCCACGAAGTCCTCAAATTTAGCGTAAGTGGTACTATCATCGGTTTGAAGAACAGCATCTTTATTGATGAAGTCTTTAATCAGTTTCTCTGCCGTTTTAGCCTTTAAGTCCTCAATCTTCTTCATCTTGAAGTATCGGCAGCTTTTGGTTAACTTCTTTGTCTTAGGATCCTCAAGAATGGTTGATTCAGCCATCACAGCCACTGTGGACTTCTGCTGAGTTCCTCGGCCCCGATTGAGATTCTTCTTTTTCTGGGCTGAGGTTGACTTGGTGATGTAAGCTTCATCATATTCTACCATGTCTTCGAGCTTATATTGATCATCCCGCTTACCCATTATGACACGAATCTTATGGCATAAATCAAAGACGGTTTGGTAGCGAGTAAACCCCATTTGTCGCTGGAGTTCAAGAGCGGTAAACCCCTGCTTAGTGGCACTAAAGAAGGTCATGGCCATCAACCACTTACGAAGTGACAGATTGCTATTTTCCATCACAGTTCCACTTTTCAAACTGGTACGGAATCCACAACTTTTGCATTGAAACATACTTTTACTGTGGAGCCAATAGTGCTCTTTTTCCTCGCACTTTTTGCAAACCACGCCTTCCTGCTCTCGTTTAGCTTTGAAAAAGCTAATACAGGATTCTTCATCTGGAAAGCGCTCTTCAAACTTCAAAATATTCATGGTCAGAACCTTTGTTTTGACCAAGTAACCTCTCTTTAGCTTGATTACCAATCGATTGTCACCAACTGTCAGTATATAATTTGGCTACTGGCAGAATTCCGTATATTCATATAAATTAATCCACAAACAATGAAAAAATTAGTCTTTATTCTTTTTATAATAATCTTGGCCTCTTGCGGAGGCAAAGATGCAGAGAACACAGCGAATTCTTATGCAGATATGACCATCAGCATGGATACTGTTGTGGTAGATTCTGGCAATGAAATCCTTATGGCGGCTACTCAATCTTATAGCCATAACATAAATGATAAAGTAGACAGACTTTATTTTTGGGATATCCAATCCTACAATTTAGAAGTAGTGGATCTAGATGAAATGGTCTTACTTGAGAAAATGCCCTACGAGAAAGAAGGGCCAAATGGCGTAGGTCAATACCCTTATCAAATGATGTTGATTGGTGATGATAAAGTGGCTTTCGTAGAATGGAATCAAATCGTCATCGCAGACATGAATGGCAATTTGATCAAAAAAGTCAAAATGGACGAGGAATGGATGAAAGAAGGGTTAGGTGAAAAAGAGTCTCTGAATCCACTTGGGTTTTCTGATGATGGAAATACATTATATTGTACCATTTCAAATTTTGAAAGACTAAATTCTGATATCATCCAAGTCGATTTGGAAAATAAGACAACCAAATTGATTGAATTACCAGAGTACGATAAAAGGGAAAATTTTAGAGTGACTTTTAAGTCTGAAGAGGGAGGAGGTATGAGTATGTCAATGACTTACCCTTCTTTGTCATTAGATAGACATCAAGACAAGCTAATCTTTTGGTCTAATGCTTTCAATGCTTTATATGAATATGATCCTGAAGCTGATTCCTTAAGTTATCGTACCATCACCAATACATTAACCCCAAACGAAAAGTCGGGTACTTATCAAAATGATGTGTCTACTTTGGAGGCTATGTCAGAGGTCAGACTGCAAATCGCTCAGGAAGTCAGTTTTTCCAAGCTCTTTTGGGATGATCAGAATAAGGTTTTTTACAGATTTGCGCATTACAATCTACCCAAAATTGCAGATGAAGCGGTTAAGTCTAAAGTTTTCATTAGCATCCTCAATAACGATTTTGAAGTCATTGGAGAAAAGGAAGTTACTGAAATTTTCAAATCAGTTCCAACTGCACAGTTTGTAAAAGACGGAAAAATCCATGCCTTTTTGAATGTAGATGATGAATTAGCCTATATCAGAATGGAAATTAATTAAATTCAATATGAAAAATATTTTATACCTATCAATTTGCCTCTTGCTCTTTTCTTGCGGTGAAAAGACCATCAAAGAAACTCAAATCAGTACCGAACTCAGCTTTTCCTTTGATACAGTGATGGTGGACTCGGGGGAGGAATTTTTGCACTTAAATGACAACCTTTTCATCTCTGACCTTTCAGAGGACGGTAGATATTTGTTCAATTGGAATAGAGAGGCCAATATTCTTGAGAAAATCGATTTGGAGGAATTGAAATTGGTCAAAAAGATCTCTTTCGAAAAAGAAGGGCCAGATGGCGTAGGGGCTTTTGTATTTGACTACGCAACAACTGAGGATGAGAATGCCCTCTTTTGGTCTTCCAAAAAAGGAATTTGGGATCAAAAGGGTAAACTTTTGCGTGCCTTACCAATTGATCAGTTGCTTGAAGGAACTGAATATATGGGAGAGGTGATGTTGTCGAGACTTGCCCCTATTCCAAATGAGCCTGATCAATTCTTAACTTTTTACAGAAGTTGGAGATCAAACGATTATTATTTCCTGATTTTTGATTTTTCTGATGATAGCTTTAGAAAAATAGAATTACCAGAATTACAGAAGCTATCAGAATTTGAAATCACCATGATGTACGAAGGTCAATGGATGGGAAGCTTCAATGCAGGGGCTGTGCAATCCATCCAAAATGATCAAGTTATTTTGGCTTTGAATTCATTCAATCAAGCCTACATCTACGACATGAAAATGGATTCACTCTACTTCAAAACTTGGGAGGGTCCTTTGGTAGGTAGCCAGCAAACTGCCCAACTTCCAAAAGAGGTTTCCGCTGAGGGAAAAGAGAGAGCAGAAGCAATGCGAAAAGCAAATGAACAAATCAATTATGGCATTTTTGTTTGGGATAAAGAAAACAGAAAGTATTACAGGTTCTCCGTCAAAAGTATTTTTAGCGATGAAATGACGGAATTTGAGACCTATAAGGTCAGCGGTGCCGATGTCTTCCTAAGCGTCTTTGATGAAGATTTTAAGCTTATTGCCGAGTCAAAAATCCCAGAAATCCAGAAAAGACCTGCCAAGCACTTTGTCAAAGATGGCAAAATCTGGCTTTTTGAAAATATAGATGATGAATTGGCTTTTGTAAGGATAACTATAAACTAAAAGAAAATGAAGAAAACTATAATAGGAATGATCTCAGGTCTGGTTTTAATATCAGCTTGCTCAACTGAGAAAAGTGAGTCTTTGGAGAATTTTGAATTTGATCTCACTCAAGATACAGTTATGGTAGATGCTGGTGATGAAATTATTAATCTGCAATATGGACTAAGCTCTCCTGAGCTTTCGAAAGATGGAAAATACCTTTTTAACTATATTTTCAATCAGCCTAAGTTTGATAAAATTAATTTAGAGACTTTAAATTTTGAAGAAACACTAGAGTTTGAAAGAGAAGGTCCAAATGGTATTGGAAATTACGTTGCTGGATACGCTTTGACAGACAAGGATCAAATTATGATGTGGTCTTATGGACTGCATGCCATTTTTGATCAAAATGGTGAGAAAGTAAAAGATTTGAACCTTGACAAAATCGCTGGAGATGAAGTTGGTGGTTCAGGCTACTTACCTCTCCGTTTGATAGAGCACCCTGAAGATTCAAATATAATTTTTGGACTTTATGTGAAATGGGAAAACTATGAATATTTTTTGATGAAGTTTGATTTACTAAATGAATCATTTGAGAAAATCCCTCTTCCAGAAACAGAGCGATTGAAGGAGTTTAGAATGGATATAGAATCAGATGGAAGGCCAGCTGGAGGCTTCGGCCCTTCGCCTAGACCTCTTGCGGTTGATAAAAGAATAATTATGACAAACATTGCATTCAATGAAGCTTATGTCTATGATATGGTTTTGGATTCGCTTTATTTGATTCCTTGGAACAGCAATTTGACTGGAAATAAAAATGAAGCAAAACTTCCTAAAAAAGTTGAAGTTGAAGAATCTGGAAAATACAGGAATTTATTTATGGAATCCATCAATTTTGGGCCGCTCTCCTGGGATCCAATTTCTCAGCAATTTATTAGAATTTCATATAAAAGTACATTCGGAGAAGAGTTGGACGAGTACGGAGATCTGAAAGTCATTGATGCTGAGGTTTTTTTGACGCTTATTGACAAAAATTTAGCAATAATCAAAGAAACAAAACTCGATAATTATAAAAAAGAACCAAGCGGTCACTTTTTCCTCAATAACACCATCTGGCTTTATGAAAATATAGATGACGAGTTGGGATTTGTGAGGGTTAAGCTAGACTAGTTAGATGTTTACAAAGTTTCTAAAATTATCTTTATCAATAATCTCTACATCTGCCTTATAAGTATTTACAAAAGTTGCAGGGATTTTCACTTTTGATTTTGGGTTCCTTTTGAATTCAAATCCCGTGATTATACCATCAGTTTCTTCTACATAGTCAATTTCTTGTTGTTGTGTAGTT is drawn from Belliella baltica DSM 15883 and contains these coding sequences:
- a CDS encoding IS1595 family transposase, coding for MNILKFEERFPDEESCISFFKAKREQEGVVCKKCEEKEHYWLHSKSMFQCKSCGFRTSLKSGTVMENSNLSLRKWLMAMTFFSATKQGFTALELQRQMGFTRYQTVFDLCHKIRVIMGKRDDQYKLEDMVEYDEAYITKSTSAQKKKNLNRGRGTQQKSTVAVMAESTILEDPKTKKLTKSCRYFKMKKIEDLKAKTAEKLIKDFINKDAVLQTDDSTTYAKFEDFVDVHVTELSSTKEGRFNLKWAHTAISNLKSDLRKYKMISERRLQNYIDEFCYKLNRRYFGERLFDRLIIASIQPYWQSSG
- a CDS encoding MFS transporter is translated as MKQVKLGLKENWKQFTLLVIINAFVGGMVGLERSILPQIAEVEFAIVAKTAILSFIIVFGIVKAITNYFAGAFANKIGRKNLLVIGWLFGLPVPFILMFAPSWDWIVAANVLLGINQGLAWSSTVVMKIDLVGEKQRGFAMGLNEFAGYLAVAVVAFLTGYIAAEYGLRPYPFYLGIGLVVLGLLGSILFIKDTRKHVEAENQHSDMPKLKNIFWETTWKHPNLGSVTQAGLINNLNDGMAWGIFPILLSVKGFDLEQIGIITATYPAVWGFGQLFTGKMADLYSKKYLLFIGMILQGIALGFFLFASSMIHYVILAAILGWGTAMVYPTFLATVAENTHPTNRANSIGVFRLWRDLGYAIGAILTGIIADSFGIEMSILTIGGLTVLSAFVILFRMKGNLN
- a CDS encoding bifunctional UDP-N-acetylmuramoyl-tripeptide:D-alanyl-D-alanine ligase/alanine racemase yields the protein MIQSLTTEEIRKIVGDQQETKAEPVLIHHVIIDSRSMVQPEHTIFVALKGAKFDGHDFIPELFELGVKCFLVKDTYKTPKKLEGKIELIFVKDTRVGLQQIAAYQRSLFKSPVISITGSNGKTIIKEWLGQVLAQKYAVAKSPKSYNSQVGVPLSIFGISPYHQVAILEAGISKVGEMETLQNIIKPDIGVFTNIGTAHEEGFASMGEKLREKAKLFEHAQYVIYRKEHDQIAEYLEAEFDASQLIAWSDQPGADYTLTIKKDLEKTKILLIKPDFQMFTFTVPFSDVASLENIRHVITTALTLGMLPKDIQSGIDHLKTVDMRLTLKSGYNETLIIDDTYNNDLAGLRLALDFMAAQRPKNRKVLILSDFMQVGQPEEVYQEVAQLIKHYGIDLLIGVGETIQVLEGEISCNTIFYKDTEALLDELQEDSFDNDLILVTGARVYGFERIVNKLQQRIHGTTLEINLNALTHNYNFYKTKVLPQTKIMVMVKAFAYGGGATEIANHLQQLRADYLAVAYTDEGVALREEGIALPIMVLNPAQESFHHLHKHNLEPVVYSPTFYKQLGKYCRTHQTIMKIHLDLDTGMHRLGFDQQQLAELKDLTAQFPELEIASLYTHLVGADEAVHEDFSLHQLELFSKMCQQIAGFIGFMPIRHALNSAGIIRYPAYQFDMVRLGIGLYGVEVNGIYDAALRPISSLKTTISQIKTLDAGETIGYSRKGRLSSNGKIATIAIGYADGYDRRFSNGKGSVLIHGKKAPIIGNVCMDMCMVDITGIDAKEGDEVIIYGPGISLKELASNIGTIPYELLTNISSRVKRVYYLD
- a CDS encoding DUF4221 family protein, coding for MKNILYLSICLLLFSCGEKTIKETQISTELSFSFDTVMVDSGEEFLHLNDNLFISDLSEDGRYLFNWNREANILEKIDLEELKLVKKISFEKEGPDGVGAFVFDYATTEDENALFWSSKKGIWDQKGKLLRALPIDQLLEGTEYMGEVMLSRLAPIPNEPDQFLTFYRSWRSNDYYFLIFDFSDDSFRKIELPELQKLSEFEITMMYEGQWMGSFNAGAVQSIQNDQVILALNSFNQAYIYDMKMDSLYFKTWEGPLVGSQQTAQLPKEVSAEGKERAEAMRKANEQINYGIFVWDKENRKYYRFSVKSIFSDEMTEFETYKVSGADVFLSVFDEDFKLIAESKIPEIQKRPAKHFVKDGKIWLFENIDDELAFVRITIN
- a CDS encoding DUF4221 family protein codes for the protein MKKLVFILFIIILASCGGKDAENTANSYADMTISMDTVVVDSGNEILMAATQSYSHNINDKVDRLYFWDIQSYNLEVVDLDEMVLLEKMPYEKEGPNGVGQYPYQMMLIGDDKVAFVEWNQIVIADMNGNLIKKVKMDEEWMKEGLGEKESLNPLGFSDDGNTLYCTISNFERLNSDIIQVDLENKTTKLIELPEYDKRENFRVTFKSEEGGGMSMSMTYPSLSLDRHQDKLIFWSNAFNALYEYDPEADSLSYRTITNTLTPNEKSGTYQNDVSTLEAMSEVRLQIAQEVSFSKLFWDDQNKVFYRFAHYNLPKIADEAVKSKVFISILNNDFEVIGEKEVTEIFKSVPTAQFVKDGKIHAFLNVDDELAYIRMEIN
- a CDS encoding DUF4221 family protein — translated: MKKTIIGMISGLVLISACSTEKSESLENFEFDLTQDTVMVDAGDEIINLQYGLSSPELSKDGKYLFNYIFNQPKFDKINLETLNFEETLEFEREGPNGIGNYVAGYALTDKDQIMMWSYGLHAIFDQNGEKVKDLNLDKIAGDEVGGSGYLPLRLIEHPEDSNIIFGLYVKWENYEYFLMKFDLLNESFEKIPLPETERLKEFRMDIESDGRPAGGFGPSPRPLAVDKRIIMTNIAFNEAYVYDMVLDSLYLIPWNSNLTGNKNEAKLPKKVEVEESGKYRNLFMESINFGPLSWDPISQQFIRISYKSTFGEELDEYGDLKVIDAEVFLTLIDKNLAIIKETKLDNYKKEPSGHFFLNNTIWLYENIDDELGFVRVKLD
- a CDS encoding lysylphosphatidylglycerol synthase transmembrane domain-containing protein, with protein sequence MKIDNKKIFETLNPNKIWVPVIIGLGIVFLMFYLDPSVNAKTLRGVFDASFIAIFVAIVVIFFRDLGYVYRIRAVTDKQLTWTRAIYVIILWEFASAVTPSVVGGSAVAIFILNKEGIKLGKAISYVMVTAILDNLFFVIGAPIILFFAQGNIFPESRVMEMKLGKSLEILFWSSYGLYAIYSIVMAAALFYRPRVFKWLLLKLYSIKWLLKWKHSANEYGNQIIDASKELKGKKWNYWLPIIAVTIFIWSSRYLMLNALVAAYESLSISEHVIVFARQVIMWIVMMISPTPGSSGTAEFFFAQFFTEFLTGYTFVTSILWRMLSYYPYLILGAIFLPRWIKQVFFKKKEEL